Within the Medicago truncatula cultivar Jemalong A17 chromosome 4, MtrunA17r5.0-ANR, whole genome shotgun sequence genome, the region ATTCTGTTCACTGTCTTAAAAAGGTGGCTCGAATGTCAAGGAGTGATCGTTCAGAGGTGCTGAAAATTATTAGGAAATAGGAACGTAAACGTCAACGTGAGCTTTGTTTACAACCAGCGATGGAGGGGGTTCCTCAAATGTTGGAAGATGGAACTACTACCTCTTCTTCTGTCAATACTGATTGGCAACATTGGGTGGTGATGCGTGGGAACCAGTCTGTGACGGATGCAGATGTTAGGGGTATAGGAAAAGATATTGGTCTCGATTTTTCGGATGTGACTCAGAATAGGTTTGCGGTGTTACTTGGAGAAGATAAGGGTGTGAAGTCAGGTGCGGTAGTGGGGAAGGAGGGTGTGGGTGTATCGGTTACGAGTGGGTGTGCGTAGGTGTTTCTGGTGGTGTGTGAGGCAGGTGGGTGAGGGTGATGAAGCTGATATCTTGGAATACTAGGGGTTTGGGAGGTGTAGAAAAGCGTAGAGAAGTGCGGTTGATGGTAGGGGAAAAATTGTCGTGGCTTGTGTGTCTTCAAGAAACAAAATTGTTTGTTGTTGACTCTTCTTTAGTGGCGTCTTTATGGGGTAATTcctcttttaatttttcctttcgACCATCTGAGGGAGCGTCGGGGGGTCTTTTGATTTTGTGGGATAACAAGGAGGTGTTTTAATTCTGCAGACAACATTTTTTTACTGATTCATGGAAAATTTATTATGTCGAATGAAGAATTTTATTTGTTCTATGTGTATGCTCCGTGCGGTCTTCGGGAAAAAGAGGCATTGTGGGCATCTTTATCTGCACAATTGATGTTGTTAAGGGGTAAACGAGTGTGTGTTTGTGGTGATTTTAATGTTGTTCGGAGCACAGACGAAAGACTCTCCGTTAGGGGAGAAAATGCGTCAAACGATCACGTGGCATTTAATTCTTTTGTTGAAGATAATGTGTTTCTTGATTTACCACTCCTTGGATGGAGTTTTACTTGGTTTAAAGGTGATGGCAGTTCTATGAGTCGCATCGACAGATTTTTGTTGTCTGAGGAGTGGTGTTTTCATTGGCCTAATTGCGTTCAAACAGCGTTGCTGAGGGGTATCTCTGATCATTGTCCTCTTCTCTTGTCGGTGGATGAGGAGAATTGGGGACCCTGGCCTAATCGTAGGTTAAAGTGTTGGCAAGATGTTCCGGGTTACAAACAATTTGTGTCTGATAAGTGGAAGTCGTTACAAGTTGACGGCTGCGGGGGGTTTGTTCttcatgaaaaattaaaattgataaaaaaaaaaagtgctaaAAGAGTGGCACGTTACTCACACTTCAAATTTGCCAGGGTGAATTAGATCTTTAAACGATAAGCAAGCAGCGTTGGATGAAAAAGGGGAGCAGGAGACTCTGTCGGCCACTGAAATTGAAGAATTGCATGTCGTGTCCTCTGACATTCACTCTTTGGCTCATGCAAATACAAGCATAGCCTGGCAACAATCTCAGCTTCAATGGCTTCGAGAAGGGGATGCGaactcaaaatattttcattctgTTCTTTTGGGTCGGCGGCGTCGCAATCAATTGCAATCCATTGTTGTTGATGGGGCGGTGGTGGAGGGAGTTCACCCTGTTCGCCAAGCTATTTTCTCACACTTTGCAAATCATTTCAAGAAGGGTGGGATGCCTAGCATAGCCCTGCACAACCTTACGTTTAAGACGTTGAGTTATTCGGAGGGTAGGGGCCTCACCAGGCCTTTCTCAGAAGAAGAGGTGAAGGCGGCGATGTGGGATTGTGACAGTTAAAAAGTCCAGGTCCGGACGGGGTAAACTTTGGTTTCTTTAAGGACTTTTGGAGTGACATGAAGCAGGATATTTTTCGGTTTATGGGGGAATTTCACCGCAATGGGGAATTATCAAGAGGTATTAACTCAACTTTTATTGCTCTTATTCCTAAAATTGACAGCCCTCAGAAATTGAATGACTTTCGCCCCATTTCGCTGGTGGGTAGTATTTATAAAGTTTTGGCAAAGGTTCTTGCACGTAGGTTGCGACAAGTTATGGGTTTTGTTGTTGCAGAAGAACAGTCAACTTTCGTTCAGAGTAGACAAATTTTAGATGagatttgtaacaccccgttttcccaatatacaaatttcataaacaattatcagagtaaaaaccataaacgggatatcacatggaaacgtaatccaaaaatagttaaatgataatttaaccttcacaaatatctttaacatagcagcggaaaatcataaacataaatcataaacgttttggcacgcaggcccaacaagtatctcaaaagagtttatcaaagcataaattatcatggcagttcacgtaaaagaatgaagcatgttatagcattaaccccatcccgttacgtatcagagcgacctagacgacacagtgaggcaaggccactcacagaagcaactgcacactaagcacgatcacctgcaagttacccatacgaagggcaacattttcaagcagaaggggtgagatttcataataaaataacattaatcaatgtaattgcgaatcataaattaacatcataatcattccattattaactttgcataaatgctaaacagttatcacgtaatcatatatccaatcattataaacaacataacataatcaatgaacacttatcacgtaatcacatatccattcatcatcaacaagacatcttaatcatgacaatgtgacaatgctcttagactctttatatgcatgtggtaccaatcgtcatcataagtattaatatactttaatcgtgcggaggacaaagctcctataaaacgtgcggaggacaaagctcctaattttcgtggtgaggacaaagctcaatgatatgctatgcatggacacataggaacaaaacaacgtaatcgacttatcaacatgcatccaataatttggagttaaacttcatcatatacttatgcacttagttaaacaacggaagcagcataaacaagtcacatatcaagatgatatctttatatcaatagcacataaattgcattattatcacatcttctcattttgcatgaatatacaatacaatagttcttaaccaattaatattaatataacttaaacaactctacagtctgcattaaacaacaacactaggtctcattaccagttaggggttcactcttaatcaacaagtgcgacacagatcgcacaaacacataaacaagctcatcctggttgtactcgtgaggcgagagcacttactcgccatggcgagtaccactcaactcccaaactaaggtcgttctgggttccctctgatccttcattcattcctaatcaatactaggtatgttcaggtactcaagggtatacaaggttcaactaaaaaggtcgaaacacgaaacatgacatgctctctgcctgagctcgcgaggcgagaaagggttgctcgccatggcgagttggaccaaacaactcgcgaggcgaaggaaaggggctcgcgtggcgagcgatgaagttcatcactcgcgaggcgaggatcatcactcgccgtggcgagcgatgaacagaagcacgggcagactagggtttttctcaaaaatccatcacacaacagggttcaaagcctaattttgattccagaattcatcctaaacatattctaaggttaaaggacggtttctacatcaatctaaacaagttttaccgtttgatcatcaatttttagggttttaacctaattccgaaacttttctaaatcaatcctaactttgtcaactaatcatcagaattacagcaattaacgttattgaattattagtctcacccttaccttgtatgaagaaaatcgcagcactctaccttggttcctctagacttggctttttctcccttttccaaaagttttcacgtacaaagagtttctaaaatattaggtcttctcctatttatatctttttctaattacctatcttatctcactttctcccccaaaactatctaaaatatcaaaacagccctcaactaaatattttatattattttcaaatctttattctatttaacaataaaataaatctcatatcataatcaaatcctccaaaactcataacttatcacgtcatcaatcatatcatcaaaacacatcaaaatcatgcatatattatataattataatataattgcctaaactcgattaaataactattaaacgaaagtgggcgttacaagaTTCTTATTGCAAATGAGGTGGTAGATGAGGCATCCAGATTAAAACAGGAGGTGTTGTTGTTCAAGGTGGATTTCGAAAAGGTGTATGATTCAGTTGACTGGGGGTACCTAGATGCGGTTATGGAAAGAATGTCGTTCCCCGTGCTCTGGAGAAAGTAGATTAAAGAATGTGTATCGACAACAATAGCTTTGGTCTTAGTTAATGGTAGCCCAACTTATGAGTTCCCCTTGGAGAGGGGGTTGCGCCAAGGAGACCCACACtccctgtaacaccccgttatcccaaagcatttaattaataaataattcatcagtGTAATAACCCAAACGgacatgtcacactacatttttaaaatgtcctaaatagaatataaaactatttaattaaacatcttACATAAACTtcaataatttgcagcggaatatttgcattaaaagcaacaacaacaattgtttaaatctccataaaataatcttggcataaaagcctcttCAAGAAAAATTCAACAACCAATAAAAGGCTACATCCACAAgtttccaaaaattgatacataggaatgaaaaacaataagaaattcAATCCcatacgtatcagagccctagacacttgagccaccacctactactcaggatcacctgcaagttactcataggaaggacaacattttcaagcagaaggggtgagattcacaatgataaatatagataataaattcatcagttgaatctaacaccctaacataataataattcatcaatatataaatatatcatcattaaccaCATCAACAATAAACGGTAATTATAACCAACaacatcgactcatgcaactactcaacgactccactaagactcctcaacaatgcACATggatgtggtaccatattcagggtcggagccctcaccgctaattgaatggttaaagcattcattcaggacataagtcctcaccactattgaatggttaaagcattcattcagGACATAAGACATCACTGCTGTaaacaacaaagtgttccaggacatgagtcctcaccgctttgaacgacaaggcgttccagggccagagccctcccgcttttatgcttatgcaactgactccacttgtgtatatctacatacaacctcaacaaatgcatatatgtatatatgacttacaactcccTAATGCAACAACATGtatgacttaattaaataaagcaTACATCTCAGTCAACAATAGATCATTATAATCAATCCacaatttgtataatttatttaggtATAATTATACATAAATCAACAATCAGCAATTAGCCATGCTCTTGGtaaataatataatcatataaaatcattaGTACAGCCGAAAGAATCAACCAAACAATGCGTACAACTGGGTACACAAAACTCCAAATATGATTCAATTCTGGGCACTTTCGCTAGGCGAACTAATAATCTCGCCAGGcgaaatcaacaaaaattggcttctcgccatggcgagcaaaagGCGAGTGGCTACTGGGCACTTTCGCCAGGGCGGACAAAAGGCGAAGGAAAGGCGAACTAAGTCAGTGTTCTCTGGAATTCCTACTGGGCAGCTTCGCCAGGGCGAACCAATGGCGAGCGAAAAGTGACATTTCGCTAGGCGAAAATACTATTCCGCCAGGCGGATCATAACAGTTTCAGAATCGTGAATTGCAGTTCCTTCACCAAAAGATCCCATTTTTCCCAATTTCAACCCCAAAACGGTTTACAGTAATGTTATGCAATCCTAAAATCGCCCGGAACATATTTCTAACATTAAAACAATGGTTCCTACACTCATTCCGTCCAGAATTCGAAGAATCAAAACCTAgacccaaattcccaatttctaccagaactaggttaaaccaaaatcataattataatccatactattgaaagtaaacatcatccttaccttagttttgcagaagaAAAAAACTCTCAAGATCAAAATCCCCCTTCTCGGTTCTCCTCTTGGCTTTCTCtagtttttctcccaaaacttgattgtacgtgaaaactgtttctctgacttctccccttttcttaactccccaatTAATTCtcttaactcccacttaattagactaattaaaatataacccccaaaactccaaataataataattcttcccttattttaattaatattaaaataaaccatatactaaaataatacacaccacataaatcacaaatattaattaaaattacataaaagactctagataattccaaaataaataaaacaacgactagggcgttacactccCCTTTTCTCTTCTTGCTAGCTGCGGAGGGTTTGAACATTATTATGAAATCGGTGGTTGAAaggaattaatatttttgaaggcTATAAAGTTGGGGCGCCCTCTTCAGTGTCAGTTACCCATCTTCAGTTCGCTGACGACACGTTGATTCTTGGAGTGAAGAGTTGGGCCAATGTTCGGGCTATGAGAGCGGTGTTGGTGTTGTTTGAGGCTATGTCTAGATTGAaagtcaattttaataaaagcaTGTTGGTGGGTGTCAATGTTTCTGATTCATGGCTGAATGAGGCGGCCTCTATTCTACGTTGTCGTGTGGGGAAAGTGTTGTTTGTGTATTTGGGTCTTTCTATCGGGGGTGATCCACGTCGATTGATCTTTTGGGAACCTCTTCTGCGTAGCATTAAAACGAGACTGTCAGGGTTCAATAGTCGGTTTTTATCGTTTGGTGGCAGGTTAGTTCTTCTAAAGTCTATCTTGACCTCTCTAcctgtctatgctctttccttcttcaaggcttCATTAGGTATAATTTCTTCCCTTGactctatttttacttttttttttttgcggggGTTGTGAGGATCATAGGAAACTTTCTTGGGTCAGCTGGACCACTATTTGTTCCCGGAGGGAGGTCGGAGGGTTGGGTGTGCAGAGGTTGAGGGAGTTTAATGTTGAGTTGTTAGCAGGCAAATGGTGTTGGCGTTTATTGGTGGAGAGGAGTAGTTTATGGTATAGGGTGTTGGTGGCGAGATATGGCGAGGAGGATGAgaggttggaggttgggggccggagtgATTTTTCTTGGTGGCAAGAGAGAAAACATTTGTTAATAGGAATTAGTCTAAGATTATTTGTGAAGGAACAACAATATAATAAGAGCAATGACAAACACCTTCTCATCAATTAGCACCATAATTGTACTaatcatttcttttttctttgttatattCAGTGTGTCCCACATGCGTGCTATCCTAACTTTGATCATGGCATCAGGGCAAATATTGGAGAGTTCGTTGAGAAAGGTATGCACACCACCGTCGTTGACTTTTCCGACCCTGTAAAAGTAAAGAACATGAAATAAGATTACACCATAACATTTAGCTAACATGGCAGAGGAAAAGTGCAGGAAAGTGGTTTACATTGTTTCAGTGACATCAATCGCAGACATGGTAGGGAAGCCTGGAGCGAATCAATGAAATTATACAGATAGATGCAACAAAATGAGTAGAAAATGAATGACACCAGTGCTAATTATATAGGTGTGAGGAAAATACTTTCATTGAAGTGGTCTAAATTTTAACATACTTTTTAGGCTTTATGAGAAGGAATGTAAAAAGGCACAACAAAATTGCAATTGTATCCCTAGGCTTCATGTTGTTACGGGTTTAAACATATAATAACActgcatgttttttatttgtttgtttgtttatttatttttat harbors:
- the LOC112418423 gene encoding uncharacterized protein, whose amino-acid sequence is MEGVPQMLEDGTTTSSSVNTDWQHWVVMRGNQSVTDADVRGIGKDIGLDFSDVTQNRFAVLLGEDKGVKSEFYLFYVYAPCGLREKEALWASLSAQLMLLRGKRVCVCGDFNVVRSTDERLSVRGENASNDHVAFNSFVEDNVFLDLPLLGWSFTWFKGDGSSMSRIDRFLLSEEWCFHWPNCVQTALLRGISDHCPLLLSVDEENWGPWPNRRLKCWQDVPGYKQFVSDKWKSLQVDGCGGSLNDKQAALDEKGEQETLSATEIEELHVVSSDIHSLAHANTSIAWQQSQLQWLREGDANSKYFHSVLLGRRRRNQLQSIVVDGAVVEGVHPVRQAIFSHFANHFKKGGMPSIALHNLTFKTLSYSEGRGLTRPFSEEEVKAAMWDCDS